The Desmodus rotundus isolate HL8 chromosome 3, HLdesRot8A.1, whole genome shotgun sequence genome includes a region encoding these proteins:
- the GOLT1B gene encoding vesicle transport protein GOT1B: MISLTDTQKIGMGLTGFGVFFLFFGMILFFDKALLAIGNVLFVAGLAFVIGLERTFRFFFQKHKMKATGFFLGGVFVVLIGWPLIGMIFEIYGFFLLFRGFFPVVVGFIRRVPVLGSLLNLPGIRSFVDKVGESNNMV; encoded by the exons ATGATCTCCTTAACGGACACCCAGA AAATTGGAATGGGATTAACAGGATTTGGAGTGTTTTTCCTGTTCTTTGGAATGATTCTCTTTTTTGACAAAGCACTACTGGCTATTGGAAAT gtTTTATTTGTGGCTGGCTTGGCTTTTGTAATTGGTTTAGAAAGAACATTCAGATTCTTCttccaaaaacataaaatgaaagccACAGGATTTTTCCTGGGTGGCGTATTTGTGGTCCTTATCGGTTGGCCTTTGATAGGCATGATCTTCGAAATTTACGGATTCTTTCTGTTGTTCAG GGGCTTCTTTCCTGTGGTCGTTGGCTTCATTAGAAGAGTGCCAGTCCTTGGGTCCCTCTTGAATCTACCCGGGATTAGATCG tttgTAGATAAAGTTGGAGAAAGCAACAATATGGTATAA